Proteins from a single region of Candidatus Brocadiaceae bacterium:
- a CDS encoding type II secretion system F family protein translates to MDNPLVLAGIFVGVVGLFVAVGVFLQKRRGPRTLDNWDIAGKGAGPVVLKPSGRRPRRQYGEGFMARMVRPLASFWRFGDSSQSKLQELLVHAGIRQKGAVEVFLGARLALALALPAGVVVFLLSRTNVTAHHLNPRALFLYGSMALIVGILAPMYWLRGKARRRIQKVRFALPDMLDLLIVCVESGLGLDAALIRISRELQESAPELAEDLILLNLEISAGKPREECLRNLALRSGSDELESLAARINQAAKFGTNLGNSLRIHSESLRQKRRQEAEERAAKTSVKLLFPLVFCIFPAIFVVILGPAMVDMMEFFGS, encoded by the coding sequence ATGGACAACCCGCTGGTGCTGGCCGGAATCTTCGTGGGCGTGGTCGGCCTGTTCGTGGCCGTCGGCGTGTTCCTGCAGAAGCGGCGGGGGCCCCGCACGCTCGACAACTGGGACATCGCCGGCAAGGGCGCCGGCCCGGTGGTTCTGAAGCCGAGCGGGCGACGCCCGCGGCGCCAGTACGGCGAAGGGTTCATGGCTCGCATGGTCCGGCCCCTGGCCTCCTTCTGGCGGTTCGGGGACTCCTCCCAGAGCAAGCTGCAGGAACTCCTCGTCCATGCCGGCATCCGCCAGAAAGGCGCGGTCGAGGTGTTCCTGGGCGCCAGGCTCGCCCTGGCTCTGGCGCTCCCGGCCGGCGTCGTCGTCTTCCTGCTGTCGCGGACGAACGTGACCGCGCATCACCTGAACCCCCGCGCCCTGTTCCTCTACGGTTCCATGGCCCTGATTGTGGGCATTCTGGCTCCCATGTACTGGCTGCGCGGCAAGGCGCGCCGGCGCATCCAGAAGGTCCGGTTCGCGCTGCCCGACATGCTGGACCTGCTGATCGTCTGCGTCGAATCGGGCCTCGGTCTGGATGCCGCCCTGATCCGCATCAGCCGCGAGCTGCAGGAATCGGCCCCCGAACTGGCCGAGGACCTCATACTTCTGAACCTGGAGATCAGCGCGGGCAAGCCGCGCGAGGAGTGCCTGAGGAACCTGGCCCTGCGCAGCGGATCGGACGAACTCGAGTCCCTGGCCGCGCGCATCAACCAGGCCGCGAAGTTCGGCACGAACCTCGGCAACTCGCTGCGCATCCACTCCGAGTCGCTGCGCCAGAAGCGGCGCCAGGAGGCCGAGGAGCGGGCGGCCAAGACGTCCGTCAAGCTGCTGTTCCCCCTGGTCTTCTGCATCTTCCCCGCCATCTTCGTCGTCATCCTCGGGCCGGCCATGGTCGACATGATGGAGTTCTTCGGCAGTTGA